Proteins from a genomic interval of Rosa chinensis cultivar Old Blush chromosome 2, RchiOBHm-V2, whole genome shotgun sequence:
- the LOC112186087 gene encoding putative disease resistance protein RGA3 isoform X3 yields the protein MAEALVSNLLAKLAFISFTQMEQEVRLIVGVDKEVKNLTLHLEALQAVLLNAEERQIKEPDVRSWLNNLKDVSFDITDVLDEWNTEILKHRIEKQEKHGEESVVARRKFFTENECFVMEADNANEINIALANKVRHLTLMFSPDGSFPISIYHFKRLSTLIASFLKITTIRSNLFFELRCLRTLDLSHNDIKELPQQIGELKLLRHLDLSYNFDLEELPNTVGDLCNLQTLRINNCWKLEKLPDTMRKLINLKHLHIEESNKVKLPKDIGKLTSLQTLHGFTVQHFNFDHYKIFTLEDLEKLDQLQGSLRISDLEGDADMAEKAQLVKKKHLLHLSLEFGVADSKHQELLLNALQPHTNLEVLMIQGYRGVVHPNWMMSLHNLRSLTLKGNENCEFLPPLGKLPSLEVLRISWLESVKKLGVEFLGIEELLPNRQTSSITIGNAVAFPKLKQLELHSLDSLEEWEGVTAGWSEEEDDSELSIMPSLSSLQIGYCNKLKKLPDLVWKTPLQKLSIKSCSILTGTGRQWVEMSHIPNIEINNVFVQKGGVQLVLATDEDDEHDDESELCRTDSLYWISTMPEDISTRQVSEERLTGKVKWFNDSKGFGFITPDDEDREDLFVHFSAIKSDGYRTIMDGQAVEFQIGVGPRGSTQAINVTGPNGAAMQGQRKERVGRFGWTRRR from the exons ATGGCTGAAGCTCTCGTTTCCAACCTATTAGCAAAGCTGGCTTTCATCTCTTTTACACAGATGGAACAAGAGGTGAGACTGATCGTGGGCGTCGACAAAGAAGTTAAAAATCTGACCCTCCATCTCGAAGCTCTTCAAGCTGTGCTCCTGAATGCAGAGGAGAGACAAATCAAGGAGCCGGATGTCCGGAGTTGGCTGAACAACCTCAAAGACGTGTCCTTTGACATAACCGACGTATTGGACGAGTGGAACACAGAGATTCTCAAACACCGAATTGAGAAGCAAGAAAAGCATGGTGAGGAATCTGTAGTTGCTCGAAGGAAG TTTTTCACAGAAAATGAATGCTTCGTCATGGAGGCTGACAATGCTAATGAGATAAATATCGCACTAGCTAATAAGGTTCGACATTTGACATTGATGTTTTCCCCTGATGGTTCATTTCCTATTTCAATTTACCATTTTAAGAGATTGAGTACTCTCATAGCTTCTTTTTTAAAAATTACTACAATAAGGtcaaatttattttttgaacTGAGATGTCTTAGGACATTAGATTTGAGTCATAACGACATTAAAGAACTTCCACAACAGATTGGCGAACTAAAACTTTTGCGTCATCTTGACTTGTCTTACAATTTTGATTTGGAAGAATTGCCCAATACTGTGGGTGATTTATGTAATCTGCAAACTCTTCGAATCAATAACTGCTGGAAGCTTGAAAAACTACCTGACACTATGAGAAAATTGATCAACTTAAAGCATCTTCATATTGAGGAATCCAATAAAGTAAAGTTACCAAAAGACATTGGAAAATTGACAAGTCTGCAAACACTACATGGGTTTACTGTCCAGCATTTCAACTTCGATCACTATAAAATATTCACCTTAGAAGATCTGGAGAAGTTGGACCAACTTCAGGGTAGTCTACGCATAAGTGATTTAGAAGGGGATGCAGATATGGCTGAAAAGGCGCAATTGGTGAAGAAGAAACACCTACTTCATTTGTCTCTAGAATTTGGGGTTGCGGATAGTAAACACCAGGAACTATTACTGAATGCGTTGCAACCACATACCAATTTAGAAGTATTAATGATCCAAGGTTACCGGGGAGTGGTACATCCAAATTGGATGATGTCTTTACACAATTTGAGAAGCCTTACTCTTAAAGGCAACGAAAATTGCGAGTTTTTGCCTCCTCTGGGGAAATTGCCATCCCTTGAAGTTTTGAGAATATCATGGTTGGAAAGCGTGAAAAAGCTCGGAGTTGAGTTCTTGGGAATAGAAGAATTATTACCAAACAGGCAAACATCATCCATTACCATTGGCAATGCCGTTGCTTTCCCGAAATTGAAACAACTCGAGCTGCATTCACTGGATAGCTTGGAAGAATGGGAAGGAGTCACAGCTGGGTGGagcgaagaagaagatgattcaGAACTTTCAATAATGCCATCTCTTTCTTCCTTACAAATTGGGTACTGCAATAAGCTGAAAAAACTGCCGGACTTGGTGTGGAAGACACCGCTGCAGAAACTGAGCATTAAATCTTGTTCAATACTCACAGGAACAGGTAGACAGTGGGTCGAGATGTCTCACATCCCAAACATCGAAATCAATAATGTGTTTGTACAGAAAGGAGGAGTTCAGCTTGTGTTGGCAACTGACGAGGACGATGAACACGATGATGAGAGCGAGCTCTGCCGTACTGATTCACTTTACTg GATTTCAACAATGCCTGAAGATATATCGACACGGCAGGTGTCTGAGGAGAGATTGACGGGGAAGGTGAAGTGGTTCAACGACTCGAAGGGTTTCGGCTTCATCACCCCGGACGACGAAGACAGAGAAGATTTGTTCGTTCACTTCTCGGCGATCAAATCCGACGGCTACCGCACTATCATGGATGGCCAGGCAGTCGAATTCCAAATCGGGGTAGGCCCTCGCGGCTCGACCCAGGCCATCAACGTCACTGGCCCCAATGGCGCTGCTATGCAGGGGCAACGGAAGGAGAGAGTGGGACGGTTCGGTTGGACGAGGCGGCGGTGA
- the LOC112186087 gene encoding putative disease resistance protein RGA1 isoform X4 has protein sequence MAEALVSNLLAKLAFISFTQMEQEVRLIVGVDKEVKNLTLHLEALQAVLLNAEERQIKEPDVRSWLNNLKDVSFDITDVLDEWNTEILKHRIEKQEKHGEESVVARRKIGELKLLRHLDLSYNFDLEELPNTVGDLCNLQTLRINNCWKLEKLPDTMRKLINLKHLHIEESNKVKLPKDIGKLTSLQTLHGFTVQHFNFDHYKIFTLEDLEKLDQLQGSLRISDLEGDADMAEKAQLVKKKHLLHLSLEFGVADSKHQELLLNALQPHTNLEVLMIQGYRGVVHPNWMMSLHNLRSLTLKGNENCEFLPPLGKLPSLEVLRISWLESVKKLGVEFLGIEELLPNRQTSSITIGNAVAFPKLKQLELHSLDSLEEWEGVTAGWSEEEDDSELSIMPSLSSLQIGYCNKLKKLPDLVWKTPLQKLSIKSCSILTGTGRQWVEMSHIPNIEINNVFVQKGGVQLVLATDEDDEHDDESELCRTDSLYWISTMPEDISTRQVSEERLTGKVKWFNDSKGFGFITPDDEDREDLFVHFSAIKSDGYRTIMDGQAVEFQIGVGPRGSTQAINVTGPNGAAMQGQRKERVGRFGWTRRR, from the exons ATGGCTGAAGCTCTCGTTTCCAACCTATTAGCAAAGCTGGCTTTCATCTCTTTTACACAGATGGAACAAGAGGTGAGACTGATCGTGGGCGTCGACAAAGAAGTTAAAAATCTGACCCTCCATCTCGAAGCTCTTCAAGCTGTGCTCCTGAATGCAGAGGAGAGACAAATCAAGGAGCCGGATGTCCGGAGTTGGCTGAACAACCTCAAAGACGTGTCCTTTGACATAACCGACGTATTGGACGAGTGGAACACAGAGATTCTCAAACACCGAATTGAGAAGCAAGAAAAGCATGGTGAGGAATCTGTAGTTGCTCGAAGGAAG ATTGGCGAACTAAAACTTTTGCGTCATCTTGACTTGTCTTACAATTTTGATTTGGAAGAATTGCCCAATACTGTGGGTGATTTATGTAATCTGCAAACTCTTCGAATCAATAACTGCTGGAAGCTTGAAAAACTACCTGACACTATGAGAAAATTGATCAACTTAAAGCATCTTCATATTGAGGAATCCAATAAAGTAAAGTTACCAAAAGACATTGGAAAATTGACAAGTCTGCAAACACTACATGGGTTTACTGTCCAGCATTTCAACTTCGATCACTATAAAATATTCACCTTAGAAGATCTGGAGAAGTTGGACCAACTTCAGGGTAGTCTACGCATAAGTGATTTAGAAGGGGATGCAGATATGGCTGAAAAGGCGCAATTGGTGAAGAAGAAACACCTACTTCATTTGTCTCTAGAATTTGGGGTTGCGGATAGTAAACACCAGGAACTATTACTGAATGCGTTGCAACCACATACCAATTTAGAAGTATTAATGATCCAAGGTTACCGGGGAGTGGTACATCCAAATTGGATGATGTCTTTACACAATTTGAGAAGCCTTACTCTTAAAGGCAACGAAAATTGCGAGTTTTTGCCTCCTCTGGGGAAATTGCCATCCCTTGAAGTTTTGAGAATATCATGGTTGGAAAGCGTGAAAAAGCTCGGAGTTGAGTTCTTGGGAATAGAAGAATTATTACCAAACAGGCAAACATCATCCATTACCATTGGCAATGCCGTTGCTTTCCCGAAATTGAAACAACTCGAGCTGCATTCACTGGATAGCTTGGAAGAATGGGAAGGAGTCACAGCTGGGTGGagcgaagaagaagatgattcaGAACTTTCAATAATGCCATCTCTTTCTTCCTTACAAATTGGGTACTGCAATAAGCTGAAAAAACTGCCGGACTTGGTGTGGAAGACACCGCTGCAGAAACTGAGCATTAAATCTTGTTCAATACTCACAGGAACAGGTAGACAGTGGGTCGAGATGTCTCACATCCCAAACATCGAAATCAATAATGTGTTTGTACAGAAAGGAGGAGTTCAGCTTGTGTTGGCAACTGACGAGGACGATGAACACGATGATGAGAGCGAGCTCTGCCGTACTGATTCACTTTACTg GATTTCAACAATGCCTGAAGATATATCGACACGGCAGGTGTCTGAGGAGAGATTGACGGGGAAGGTGAAGTGGTTCAACGACTCGAAGGGTTTCGGCTTCATCACCCCGGACGACGAAGACAGAGAAGATTTGTTCGTTCACTTCTCGGCGATCAAATCCGACGGCTACCGCACTATCATGGATGGCCAGGCAGTCGAATTCCAAATCGGGGTAGGCCCTCGCGGCTCGACCCAGGCCATCAACGTCACTGGCCCCAATGGCGCTGCTATGCAGGGGCAACGGAAGGAGAGAGTGGGACGGTTCGGTTGGACGAGGCGGCGGTGA
- the LOC112186087 gene encoding putative disease resistance protein RGA1 isoform X5, producing MAEALVSNLLAKLAFISFTQMEQEVRLIVGVDKEVKNLTLHLEALQAVLLNAEERQIKEPDVRSWLNNLKDVSFDITDVLDEWNTEILKHRIEKQEKHGEESVVARRKHFNFDHYKIFTLEDLEKLDQLQGSLRISDLEGDADMAEKAQLVKKKHLLHLSLEFGVADSKHQELLLNALQPHTNLEVLMIQGYRGVVHPNWMMSLHNLRSLTLKGNENCEFLPPLGKLPSLEVLRISWLESVKKLGVEFLGIEELLPNRQTSSITIGNAVAFPKLKQLELHSLDSLEEWEGVTAGWSEEEDDSELSIMPSLSSLQIGYCNKLKKLPDLVWKTPLQKLSIKSCSILTGTGRQWVEMSHIPNIEINNVFVQKGGVQLVLATDEDDEHDDESELCRTDSLYWISTMPEDISTRQVSEERLTGKVKWFNDSKGFGFITPDDEDREDLFVHFSAIKSDGYRTIMDGQAVEFQIGVGPRGSTQAINVTGPNGAAMQGQRKERVGRFGWTRRR from the exons ATGGCTGAAGCTCTCGTTTCCAACCTATTAGCAAAGCTGGCTTTCATCTCTTTTACACAGATGGAACAAGAGGTGAGACTGATCGTGGGCGTCGACAAAGAAGTTAAAAATCTGACCCTCCATCTCGAAGCTCTTCAAGCTGTGCTCCTGAATGCAGAGGAGAGACAAATCAAGGAGCCGGATGTCCGGAGTTGGCTGAACAACCTCAAAGACGTGTCCTTTGACATAACCGACGTATTGGACGAGTGGAACACAGAGATTCTCAAACACCGAATTGAGAAGCAAGAAAAGCATGGTGAGGAATCTGTAGTTGCTCGAAGGAAG CATTTCAACTTCGATCACTATAAAATATTCACCTTAGAAGATCTGGAGAAGTTGGACCAACTTCAGGGTAGTCTACGCATAAGTGATTTAGAAGGGGATGCAGATATGGCTGAAAAGGCGCAATTGGTGAAGAAGAAACACCTACTTCATTTGTCTCTAGAATTTGGGGTTGCGGATAGTAAACACCAGGAACTATTACTGAATGCGTTGCAACCACATACCAATTTAGAAGTATTAATGATCCAAGGTTACCGGGGAGTGGTACATCCAAATTGGATGATGTCTTTACACAATTTGAGAAGCCTTACTCTTAAAGGCAACGAAAATTGCGAGTTTTTGCCTCCTCTGGGGAAATTGCCATCCCTTGAAGTTTTGAGAATATCATGGTTGGAAAGCGTGAAAAAGCTCGGAGTTGAGTTCTTGGGAATAGAAGAATTATTACCAAACAGGCAAACATCATCCATTACCATTGGCAATGCCGTTGCTTTCCCGAAATTGAAACAACTCGAGCTGCATTCACTGGATAGCTTGGAAGAATGGGAAGGAGTCACAGCTGGGTGGagcgaagaagaagatgattcaGAACTTTCAATAATGCCATCTCTTTCTTCCTTACAAATTGGGTACTGCAATAAGCTGAAAAAACTGCCGGACTTGGTGTGGAAGACACCGCTGCAGAAACTGAGCATTAAATCTTGTTCAATACTCACAGGAACAGGTAGACAGTGGGTCGAGATGTCTCACATCCCAAACATCGAAATCAATAATGTGTTTGTACAGAAAGGAGGAGTTCAGCTTGTGTTGGCAACTGACGAGGACGATGAACACGATGATGAGAGCGAGCTCTGCCGTACTGATTCACTTTACTg GATTTCAACAATGCCTGAAGATATATCGACACGGCAGGTGTCTGAGGAGAGATTGACGGGGAAGGTGAAGTGGTTCAACGACTCGAAGGGTTTCGGCTTCATCACCCCGGACGACGAAGACAGAGAAGATTTGTTCGTTCACTTCTCGGCGATCAAATCCGACGGCTACCGCACTATCATGGATGGCCAGGCAGTCGAATTCCAAATCGGGGTAGGCCCTCGCGGCTCGACCCAGGCCATCAACGTCACTGGCCCCAATGGCGCTGCTATGCAGGGGCAACGGAAGGAGAGAGTGGGACGGTTCGGTTGGACGAGGCGGCGGTGA
- the LOC112186087 gene encoding putative disease resistance protein RGA3 isoform X1: MAEALVSNLLAKLAFISFTQMEQEVRLIVGVDKEVKNLTLHLEALQAVLLNAEERQIKEPDVRSWLNNLKDVSFDITDVLDEWNTEILKHRIEKQEKHGEESVVARRKVRFFISCPSCPCNCFGQVGSVSVRHDIAKKIKEMNERLTLISSIRQNYRFERTIRGNEQLEHPKTSSFVDISRIIGREDEKNNLVSKLLQSQSSQEGRSHPVVLIVGMGGMGKTALAQLIYNNENIKTHFDKRIWVCVSDPFEEIKIAKAIIEALNIYDSRVNSNELQTLLQCVSECIEHKRFLLVLDDVWNLNNTRWEQLKEALQNGASGSRILVTTRKEIVSITMQVTTDHVIYLNKLSDEDCLLLFNQTAFLDDKETDFKLFADIGKEIAKKCHGLPLAAKALGSLMRYKKTRTEWQNVLDSKIWNTEEVEQVFQSLLLSFYDLNPAVKTCLLYCATFQKDYEFDKNILIELWMSQEYLSLNQDKETIIGQNYFNSLVMRSFFQDFKKDNDGNITKCKMHNIVHDFVQFFTENECFVMEADNANEINIALANKVRHLTLMFSPDGSFPISIYHFKRLSTLIASFLKITTIRSNLFFELRCLRTLDLSHNDIKELPQQIGELKLLRHLDLSYNFDLEELPNTVGDLCNLQTLRINNCWKLEKLPDTMRKLINLKHLHIEESNKVKLPKDIGKLTSLQTLHGFTVQHFNFDHYKIFTLEDLEKLDQLQGSLRISDLEGDADMAEKAQLVKKKHLLHLSLEFGVADSKHQELLLNALQPHTNLEVLMIQGYRGVVHPNWMMSLHNLRSLTLKGNENCEFLPPLGKLPSLEVLRISWLESVKKLGVEFLGIEELLPNRQTSSITIGNAVAFPKLKQLELHSLDSLEEWEGVTAGWSEEEDDSELSIMPSLSSLQIGYCNKLKKLPDLVWKTPLQKLSIKSCSILTGTGRQWVEMSHIPNIEINNVFVQKGGVQLVLATDEDDEHDDESELCRTDSLYWISTMPEDISTRQVSEERLTGKVKWFNDSKGFGFITPDDEDREDLFVHFSAIKSDGYRTIMDGQAVEFQIGVGPRGSTQAINVTGPNGAAMQGQRKERVGRFGWTRRR, translated from the exons ATGGCTGAAGCTCTCGTTTCCAACCTATTAGCAAAGCTGGCTTTCATCTCTTTTACACAGATGGAACAAGAGGTGAGACTGATCGTGGGCGTCGACAAAGAAGTTAAAAATCTGACCCTCCATCTCGAAGCTCTTCAAGCTGTGCTCCTGAATGCAGAGGAGAGACAAATCAAGGAGCCGGATGTCCGGAGTTGGCTGAACAACCTCAAAGACGTGTCCTTTGACATAACCGACGTATTGGACGAGTGGAACACAGAGATTCTCAAACACCGAATTGAGAAGCAAGAAAAGCATGGTGAGGAATCTGTAGTTGCTCGAAGGAAGGTGCGTTTCTTCATTTCATGTCCTAGCTGTCCCTGCAATTGTTTTGGTCAAGTTGGTAGTGTAAGTGTGCGTCATGACATTGCTAAGAAGATAAAAGAAATGAATGAAAGATTAACTTTGATAAGTAGTATAAGACAGAATTATCGTTTTGAGAGAACAATAAGAGGCAATGAACAACTTGAACATCccaaaacgtcttcttttgttGATATATCTAGAATAATTGGTAGAGAagatgaaaaaaataatttagttAGCAAATTATTACAAAGCCAGAGTAGTCAAGAAGGGAGGAGTCATCCTGTCGTTCTTATTGTAGGGATGGGAGGAATGGGCAAGACTGCTCTTGCCCAATTGATCTATAACAATGAAAACATTAAAACTCATTTTGATAAGAGAATTTGGGTTTGTGTGTCTGATCCTTTTGAAGAAATTAAGATTGCCAAAGCCATCATTGAGGCTCTCAATATATACGACAGCCGAGTTAATTCAAATGAGTTACAGACTTTATTGCAGTGTGTATCTGAATGTATTGAGCATAAGAGGTTTCTTCTTGTCTTAGATGATGTGTGGAACCTAAACAATACTAGGTGGGAACAATTAAAGGAAGCTTTACAGAATGGTGCTTCAGGTAGTAGAATTTTAGTGACAACACGTAAAGAAATAGTCTCAATTACAATGCAAGTAACTACCGATCATGTGATCTATCTGAACAAGTTGAGCGATGAAGATTGTTTGTTATTGTTTAATCAAACTGCATTTTTAGACGACAAAGAAACAGACTTTAAATTGTTTGCAGATATTGGAAAGGAGATTGCAAAAAAGTGTCATGGTTTGCCTCTTGCTGCGAAAGCTTTAGGTAGTCTTATGCGGTATAAGAAAACAAGAACTGAATGGCAAAATGTTTTAGATAGTAAGATATGGAATACAGAGGAGGTTGAACAAGTTTTCCAATCATTGTTACTAAGCTTTTATGATTTGAATCCAGCGGTCAAAACTTGTCTTTTATATTGTGCCACTTTTCAAAAAGATTATGAGTTTGACAAAAATATTTTGATTGAGTTGTGGATGTCACAAGAATATCTTAGTTTAAACCAAGATAAAGAAACAATAATAGGTCAGAATTATTTCAATAGTTTAGTAATGAGATCTTTCTTTCAAGATTTTAAAAAAGATAATGACGGGAATATTACAAAGTGTAAAATGCATAATATTGTGCATGATTTTGTACAGTTTTTCACAGAAAATGAATGCTTCGTCATGGAGGCTGACAATGCTAATGAGATAAATATCGCACTAGCTAATAAGGTTCGACATTTGACATTGATGTTTTCCCCTGATGGTTCATTTCCTATTTCAATTTACCATTTTAAGAGATTGAGTACTCTCATAGCTTCTTTTTTAAAAATTACTACAATAAGGtcaaatttattttttgaacTGAGATGTCTTAGGACATTAGATTTGAGTCATAACGACATTAAAGAACTTCCACAACAGATTGGCGAACTAAAACTTTTGCGTCATCTTGACTTGTCTTACAATTTTGATTTGGAAGAATTGCCCAATACTGTGGGTGATTTATGTAATCTGCAAACTCTTCGAATCAATAACTGCTGGAAGCTTGAAAAACTACCTGACACTATGAGAAAATTGATCAACTTAAAGCATCTTCATATTGAGGAATCCAATAAAGTAAAGTTACCAAAAGACATTGGAAAATTGACAAGTCTGCAAACACTACATGGGTTTACTGTCCAGCATTTCAACTTCGATCACTATAAAATATTCACCTTAGAAGATCTGGAGAAGTTGGACCAACTTCAGGGTAGTCTACGCATAAGTGATTTAGAAGGGGATGCAGATATGGCTGAAAAGGCGCAATTGGTGAAGAAGAAACACCTACTTCATTTGTCTCTAGAATTTGGGGTTGCGGATAGTAAACACCAGGAACTATTACTGAATGCGTTGCAACCACATACCAATTTAGAAGTATTAATGATCCAAGGTTACCGGGGAGTGGTACATCCAAATTGGATGATGTCTTTACACAATTTGAGAAGCCTTACTCTTAAAGGCAACGAAAATTGCGAGTTTTTGCCTCCTCTGGGGAAATTGCCATCCCTTGAAGTTTTGAGAATATCATGGTTGGAAAGCGTGAAAAAGCTCGGAGTTGAGTTCTTGGGAATAGAAGAATTATTACCAAACAGGCAAACATCATCCATTACCATTGGCAATGCCGTTGCTTTCCCGAAATTGAAACAACTCGAGCTGCATTCACTGGATAGCTTGGAAGAATGGGAAGGAGTCACAGCTGGGTGGagcgaagaagaagatgattcaGAACTTTCAATAATGCCATCTCTTTCTTCCTTACAAATTGGGTACTGCAATAAGCTGAAAAAACTGCCGGACTTGGTGTGGAAGACACCGCTGCAGAAACTGAGCATTAAATCTTGTTCAATACTCACAGGAACAGGTAGACAGTGGGTCGAGATGTCTCACATCCCAAACATCGAAATCAATAATGTGTTTGTACAGAAAGGAGGAGTTCAGCTTGTGTTGGCAACTGACGAGGACGATGAACACGATGATGAGAGCGAGCTCTGCCGTACTGATTCACTTTACTg GATTTCAACAATGCCTGAAGATATATCGACACGGCAGGTGTCTGAGGAGAGATTGACGGGGAAGGTGAAGTGGTTCAACGACTCGAAGGGTTTCGGCTTCATCACCCCGGACGACGAAGACAGAGAAGATTTGTTCGTTCACTTCTCGGCGATCAAATCCGACGGCTACCGCACTATCATGGATGGCCAGGCAGTCGAATTCCAAATCGGGGTAGGCCCTCGCGGCTCGACCCAGGCCATCAACGTCACTGGCCCCAATGGCGCTGCTATGCAGGGGCAACGGAAGGAGAGAGTGGGACGGTTCGGTTGGACGAGGCGGCGGTGA
- the LOC112186087 gene encoding putative disease resistance protein RGA3 isoform X2, producing MRYKKTRTEWQNVLDSKIWNTEEVEQVFQSLLLSFYDLNPAVKTCLLYCATFQKDYEFDKNILIELWMSQEYLSLNQDKETIIGQNYFNSLVMRSFFQDFKKDNDGNITKCKMHNIVHDFVQFFTENECFVMEADNANEINIALANKVRHLTLMFSPDGSFPISIYHFKRLSTLIASFLKITTIRSNLFFELRCLRTLDLSHNDIKELPQQIGELKLLRHLDLSYNFDLEELPNTVGDLCNLQTLRINNCWKLEKLPDTMRKLINLKHLHIEESNKVKLPKDIGKLTSLQTLHGFTVQHFNFDHYKIFTLEDLEKLDQLQGSLRISDLEGDADMAEKAQLVKKKHLLHLSLEFGVADSKHQELLLNALQPHTNLEVLMIQGYRGVVHPNWMMSLHNLRSLTLKGNENCEFLPPLGKLPSLEVLRISWLESVKKLGVEFLGIEELLPNRQTSSITIGNAVAFPKLKQLELHSLDSLEEWEGVTAGWSEEEDDSELSIMPSLSSLQIGYCNKLKKLPDLVWKTPLQKLSIKSCSILTGTGRQWVEMSHIPNIEINNVFVQKGGVQLVLATDEDDEHDDESELCRTDSLYWISTMPEDISTRQVSEERLTGKVKWFNDSKGFGFITPDDEDREDLFVHFSAIKSDGYRTIMDGQAVEFQIGVGPRGSTQAINVTGPNGAAMQGQRKERVGRFGWTRRR from the exons ATGCGGTATAAGAAAACAAGAACTGAATGGCAAAATGTTTTAGATAGTAAGATATGGAATACAGAGGAGGTTGAACAAGTTTTCCAATCATTGTTACTAAGCTTTTATGATTTGAATCCAGCGGTCAAAACTTGTCTTTTATATTGTGCCACTTTTCAAAAAGATTATGAGTTTGACAAAAATATTTTGATTGAGTTGTGGATGTCACAAGAATATCTTAGTTTAAACCAAGATAAAGAAACAATAATAGGTCAGAATTATTTCAATAGTTTAGTAATGAGATCTTTCTTTCAAGATTTTAAAAAAGATAATGACGGGAATATTACAAAGTGTAAAATGCATAATATTGTGCATGATTTTGTACAGTTTTTCACAGAAAATGAATGCTTCGTCATGGAGGCTGACAATGCTAATGAGATAAATATCGCACTAGCTAATAAGGTTCGACATTTGACATTGATGTTTTCCCCTGATGGTTCATTTCCTATTTCAATTTACCATTTTAAGAGATTGAGTACTCTCATAGCTTCTTTTTTAAAAATTACTACAATAAGGtcaaatttattttttgaacTGAGATGTCTTAGGACATTAGATTTGAGTCATAACGACATTAAAGAACTTCCACAACAGATTGGCGAACTAAAACTTTTGCGTCATCTTGACTTGTCTTACAATTTTGATTTGGAAGAATTGCCCAATACTGTGGGTGATTTATGTAATCTGCAAACTCTTCGAATCAATAACTGCTGGAAGCTTGAAAAACTACCTGACACTATGAGAAAATTGATCAACTTAAAGCATCTTCATATTGAGGAATCCAATAAAGTAAAGTTACCAAAAGACATTGGAAAATTGACAAGTCTGCAAACACTACATGGGTTTACTGTCCAGCATTTCAACTTCGATCACTATAAAATATTCACCTTAGAAGATCTGGAGAAGTTGGACCAACTTCAGGGTAGTCTACGCATAAGTGATTTAGAAGGGGATGCAGATATGGCTGAAAAGGCGCAATTGGTGAAGAAGAAACACCTACTTCATTTGTCTCTAGAATTTGGGGTTGCGGATAGTAAACACCAGGAACTATTACTGAATGCGTTGCAACCACATACCAATTTAGAAGTATTAATGATCCAAGGTTACCGGGGAGTGGTACATCCAAATTGGATGATGTCTTTACACAATTTGAGAAGCCTTACTCTTAAAGGCAACGAAAATTGCGAGTTTTTGCCTCCTCTGGGGAAATTGCCATCCCTTGAAGTTTTGAGAATATCATGGTTGGAAAGCGTGAAAAAGCTCGGAGTTGAGTTCTTGGGAATAGAAGAATTATTACCAAACAGGCAAACATCATCCATTACCATTGGCAATGCCGTTGCTTTCCCGAAATTGAAACAACTCGAGCTGCATTCACTGGATAGCTTGGAAGAATGGGAAGGAGTCACAGCTGGGTGGagcgaagaagaagatgattcaGAACTTTCAATAATGCCATCTCTTTCTTCCTTACAAATTGGGTACTGCAATAAGCTGAAAAAACTGCCGGACTTGGTGTGGAAGACACCGCTGCAGAAACTGAGCATTAAATCTTGTTCAATACTCACAGGAACAGGTAGACAGTGGGTCGAGATGTCTCACATCCCAAACATCGAAATCAATAATGTGTTTGTACAGAAAGGAGGAGTTCAGCTTGTGTTGGCAACTGACGAGGACGATGAACACGATGATGAGAGCGAGCTCTGCCGTACTGATTCACTTTACTg GATTTCAACAATGCCTGAAGATATATCGACACGGCAGGTGTCTGAGGAGAGATTGACGGGGAAGGTGAAGTGGTTCAACGACTCGAAGGGTTTCGGCTTCATCACCCCGGACGACGAAGACAGAGAAGATTTGTTCGTTCACTTCTCGGCGATCAAATCCGACGGCTACCGCACTATCATGGATGGCCAGGCAGTCGAATTCCAAATCGGGGTAGGCCCTCGCGGCTCGACCCAGGCCATCAACGTCACTGGCCCCAATGGCGCTGCTATGCAGGGGCAACGGAAGGAGAGAGTGGGACGGTTCGGTTGGACGAGGCGGCGGTGA